Below is a window of Flavobacterium sp. N2820 DNA.
TAACATTGAATATTCCCCATACTTTATCCGTATTTAATAGTTTAAAAATGACTTCTCCTTTTTTTATATAACTCCCTTCTTTCACATCCAATGTTGCAGTGTTGTTACTTGCACTTTGCATCGCAGGATTTGTTGTATTATCCATCGTTCCTGTACCGTCAATAATACCAGAAGCAGGACTAAAGATTGAGATTACAGGATTCGATTTTTTAGTTGCAACCAAAAAATTAATTTGACTTTCCGTCATTCCATAAAGCAACAATTTTTGTCTGGATGCATTAATAATCGCAGGATTTTCAACATCATTAATGACCATATAAATGAAGTTTTGTTGCTCCGTCAGTAATTCAGGGCTGTATAAATCAAATAGTTTTTGTCCTTTATTTACTTTTTGATATTTATAATTGACATACATTTTTTCGATTCGACCGCTCATTCGAGCTGCAATATTTACCGATGAATTGGGATCATACTCCACAATTCCCGGTAAATTTATTTCACTGCTCAAAGCAGTGTCTATTGCCGTTGTTGTTTGATAATTACCTACTATAAAATTGTCGGTAGGTTTTATAAGATTGTCGATTGAATTGTCGTCAACGGAATTATTCTCTGTTACTTTTTTTACCAAAGTCATTCCGCAAATGGGACAATTTCCGGGTTTATCTCTAATGATTTCCGGGTGCATTGAACAAGTGTAAACCTCGTTTTGATGTCCCATTTCCGAATGATTATCTGATTTTTTGGCAAAGAAATAGATTGCAATTCCGATAATGGAAATTACAACAAGAGCTAAACCATACTTTATATACTTGTTCATAATTATTTGGTTTCTAATTGTTTTTCAATTTCTACTTGTGCTGCCAAAATACTTTGTAATTTGTCCAAGGCATCAATTTGAGCCATATTTAATGCTTCCCAAGCATCGAGAGTGACAAATAAATCACCAGTGTTATTTTGCCAAGCCAAGATTGCGGTTTCATAATTTTTTCGTAAAGCAGGTATGATACTTTTTTGGGCGATTTCGTACTGTTTTTTTAAGGAAGTTAGTTCTGTATTCATTCCCGAAATCATTCCTGCAGCTTCATTCAAAATCATTTGTTTTTGCCAGTTCAAGCTTTCATTTTTAATTTTAAAACTATTGATATTGGCTTTATTCATTTTGGTTGACCAAGGCATAGGAATAGTAACCATTCCCAACAAGGAGAACTGTTGTGGTTGTGTTCCAAAAGCAAACATATGGTCGTATTTTATACCAAACTCGGGTAATAGTTTTGTTTTTTCGGCTGCAATTTTGAGCTGATTTATTTCCATCGTTTTTTCGATGGCTTGTACATCGCTTCGATTTTTCGAAAGAGAAGTGGTATCTGATATTACCGAATTGAAATCTTTTATTTCGTAGGTTTCCTCAATTTCAAATGCGGTGTTTTTATCTCTTGCCATCAAGGTGTTCAGCATAATTCTTTTTTGAGAAATATCATTTTTCAACATTAGAATCATATTTTGCAGGATGCTATATTGAGATTTCGCTTTGTAATAGGTAGGTAGTTTATCCATATTATACTGGTACCGTATTTCCATACTTTTAATCATATAGTCTAAAAGCAACAAATTATCATCGGCTATTTTTATTTTTTTATTTAAAACCAACCATTGATAATAATTTGTTTTTGCTAGTGCCTTCAATTGATTAATCGTATAGTTTTTATTTTCCTTTTCGACCGATGACATCGCACTCATTAGATTAAAATCTGCTTTTAACTTGGAAGCATTCGGTATCATTTGTGTAACGCCCAACATATAATTCCCCATTCCAGGAAATGCACCATCTGCTTTCCACATTTTGGCGTTGTAAGGTGCCATAAAAAAGCCCGTCTCTACTTGTGGAGCCATCCAACTTCTAGCACCCTTTGCCGCTGCATCCATACTTTGAATTTCGGCATCGTACATTTTTAGTTGAGGATTGTTTGTCTTGATTGTACTCAATACATTATCCAAGGAAAGTGTTTGTGCTGCCAAATTAGTGGCGGTCAAAATCAAACAACTTATGGCTATATAAAATTTATTCTTTAACATCTATAAGATCTATTTTTCCTTTTGTTCTTAATTCTCGAAGTTTAACCATCTCAAAAACAACCGGTGTTACTAATAATACATAAATCGTGGAGGTAATGGTGCCTCCAATTAGTGGGACAGTGATGGGAAGCATTATATCTGATCCTGTTCCTGTTGCCCAAAGAATGGGGATTAGTCCAAATAATGAAACTGAAACAGTCATCAATTTTGGTCTTAACCTTTTGGCTGAACCATCAATAATATATTGTTTCAATATTTCTTCGGTTATGGTTTCCTTCGTGTTTCCGTACTTTTCTACCATTTTATTCATTGCTTCATTCAAATAGATGGTCATTAACATTGCCGTTTCGATTGCCATTCCAAACAGTGCAATAAAGCCAACGGCAACAGCAACGGATATATTAATTCCATAAAAATAAACCATAAAAATGCCTCCAATTAGAGCAAAAGGTACTGTGATCATCGTGATTAACGCCTCTTTCATTGAATGATACGTAAAATATAAAACAAGAAATATGATGATGACAACAATTGGCAAGATTAAACTTAATGTTTTGTTGGCTCGAATTTGATTTTCCCATTGACCACTCCATTCCACATAATATCCTTTTGGCATTTTAGTTATCATTGCATCGAGTTTTTTCTGCGCCTCTTTTACAGTACTTCCTAAATCACGTTCCCGAACGTTGAACAACACAGTGCCACGAAGCATTGCATTTTCGCTATTTATCATTGGAGGGCCATCACTTATTTTTACATTAGCGACAGTTTCTAATGGTATTGGACCAAAATCCATTGTTTGCACTTGTAGTTTTTTTAAGGCTTCAATGCTGTTACGGTATTCTTGAGCATATCTTGCATTTACAGAAAAACGCTGTCTTCCCTCGATAGTCGTGGTTAGTTTCATACCTCCAATAGAGGCTTCAACCACATTATTAATGTCGTCTATGGTCAATCCATATCTACCAATGACGTCTCTTTTTGCTTCAATATCAATATATTTTCCGCCTGTTATGGGTTCCGCATACAAATCTTTAACTCCAGAAGTTCCTTCGAGTGTTTTTTTAATTTTTTGAGCCAAAACGTTTATAGTATCTAAACTTGCTCCGTAAATCTTGATACCCACATCGGTTCTGATTCCTGTTGAAAGCATATTGATACGGTTGATAATAGGTTGCGTAAAGCCATTGGTCACACCAGGGATTTGCAGTTTGTTGTTTATTTCCGTGATAATATCATTCTTGGTTTTGTCTTCTCGCCATTCTGCTTGAGGTTTTAACAAAATAATGGTTTCAACCATACTTATTGGACTGTTATCAGTTGCCGTATTTGCCCTGCCTGCTTTTCCCAACACGTGAGCCACTTCGGGAATTGATTTGATCAATTTGTCCTGAACCTGAAGAATTCTCTTTACTTCGGAGTTGGATACATCGGGTAAGGTTACTGGCATAAACAGTACAGATCCTTCATCTAAAGGAGGCATAAATTCTGAACCCAAACGAGTAAACATCAATACGCCAATCAGCAAAGCAATAATGTTGATGCCCAATACTGTTTTTCTCCATTTTAAACAAAAAATCAAAATGGGTGTATAAATGCTTTCCAATTTTTTATTAATTGGGTTCTTATCTTCTGGGCGAAGTTTTCCTTTTAGTAAGAAACTAATTAACACAGGTGTAAGTGTAATGGCTAAAAAAGCATCAACTATCAGTATAAACGATTTTGTCCAAGCTAGTGGACTAAATAACTTGCCTTCCATTCCCGTGAGAAGAAATACAGGCAAAAAGGATGTAATTACAATTATTGTTGAGTAGAAAACACCTGGGCCTACTAATTTGGAAGAGCTTTCTATAAGCTTCAACTTATCTTCAGAAGACAACGGATCGTTTTCTTTTTTGAATATATTTTTAATTTTATTTTTCATCTTATTTCCAATTACTGATTATTGTCCATTTCTTCCTGTTTCTCCGAAATTGTCCTGTATGCATTCTCTACCATTACGATACCATCATCAACGACAACACCAATTGCCAGAGCAATCCCCGTTAGTGACATAATGTTTGAAGAAATACCAAATGCTTCGAGTAAAATAAAGCCAATAGCCACAGATATTGGTAATTGAATGAGTATAATTAAAGCGCTTCGCCAATGAAAAAGAAAAAGTAGTACAACAATTGAAACGACAATCATTTCTTCTATTAAAGTGCCTTTAACAGATGCGATTGCTTTTTCTATTAATTCACTTCGGTCATAAGACGTTTTAAAAGTAACTCCTTCGGGCAATCCTTTTTCGACTTCTTTCATTTTCTCTTTTACTGCCGTGATTACTTTGTCAGCATTTTCACCATAACGCATTACCACAATTCCGCCAACAACTTCACCATTGCCATTTTCATCAAAAATACCTAGTCTCAAATCGCCACCCATTTGTATTGAACCAATATCTTTAACTTTTACCGGAACGGAATTATAGTTTTTAATAGCAATGTCTTCTACATCTTTTATGTTTTTGATGTAGCCCAAGCCCCTAACGATATAGGACATATTGCTCATTTCAAATTTTCTTCCTCCAACGTCATTATTATTTGTTTTGACAGCATTCATTACTTCCATCATACTGACGTTGTAGTATTGCATTTTCAATGGATCCAACACTAATTGATATTGCTTTTCAAATCCACCAAAGGAAGCCACTTCGGCAACTCCTGGAACGGTTTGCAAGGCAAATTTCACGTACCAATCTTGCAAGGCTCTTTGTTCTCCCAAGTCCATACCTTTCGCATTTAAATGATACCAAAAAACGTGACCCACACCTGTGCCATCAGGACCCAAGGTTGGTACTACATTTTGTGGTAATAATCGTTGTGCATAATTTAATCTTTCTAGAACCCGAGTTCTTGCCCAATATATATCGACATCATCTTCAAAAATGATGTAGACAAAGCTCATCCCAAACATCGAAGCACCCCGAATATTTTTGACTTTTGGAATGCCTTGCAGGTTTGAAACCAAAGGATAAGTGACTTGATCTTCCATTACTTGTGGGCTTCTTCCCATCCACTCCGTAAACACGATAACTTGATTTTCGGATAAATCAGGAATGGCGTCAATGGGGTTTTGTTGGACGCTGTAAACTCCCCAAGCAAATAAGCAAGCTGAAACCAGCAAGACAACGGCTCGATTTCGTAGTGAGAATGTTATTAATTTTTCTACCATTATTTTTAATTTTGTGATGAAATACTATCTTCTATTTTATTTATCCAATCCAAAACTTTCTTTTTTTGTGAGGCTGTAAGGATTGCATTTTTATGAATTAAAGTATAAGAACTCAAAGGCATTTCGTTTGATTCGATTTCTTTACTTATAGCTTTCAATTTGCTGTTTTGCCTGCGTTTTGAATAATTTCCAAATTCATTAAAATTCAATTCCTCTTTACCTTCTTTTATATGTCTTTCCATAAAAAAACGAGCGGGTTGAATGTAAGAATACCAAGGATAATAGGTGTTGTTACTGTGGCAATCATAACAAGAAGTTCGCAAAATGATTTCAACATTTTTAGGAACATTATAGACTTTTGTAAAATTGCCAGTTATATCCTGCTCAAAACTTTCGTTACGAGCAGGTTGATACAACTGCATCAGCAAAAAAATAATTAACCCAATAAAAAGTATTTTTTTGATGATTTTTTTCATACTAGTATTCTTTTTTTATAGAACCGCAAGTAGCCATTTCTTTTCCAAAATATGGATTTTTGATTTCTTTTGTTTCACTTATCCAAACAGCACCTTTGTTGTCATCTGCCATTGGGCAAAAATCCAGATATAGTTTTTGACTGGTTCCAAATAATTGAATTAAGTCATTCATATCCTTACTTAACATTACAAAATGTTCTCTTTGATGTTCTATCTTTCCTCCATTATCTCCAATATGCTCTGCGTGTTCTTTGGCATCATCTGCAATATCCAAATATTCTTTTTTTTGTTTTTCGCTTAAAACTTTGATGTCAAATCTGTCAAATGAGGTGAATAGTATTTTTGCTTTTTCGGCAGCACCATTTGTATCATCTTTAACCAATTTGTTTTTTAAATTTATGTAACTAATTAAAATATCCTCGATGTTAACATTGGATTGTGTTGTTGCAGCAGAGGATGCTTCTGTTGCTTTTTTTTCGTGAGGTGCTTGCGTTTGAGTTACCAGTTCGGTTAATTCCATACCACATTTGGAACATGTTTCATCTTTTTTTCCTTGAACCTCGGGATGCATTGGGCATGCATATAGTTCACTTGAATTTGCGGAAGTTTCTGTAGTGTTGTTTTCTGTTTCTTTGTTTTTTTGATTGCAAGAAACTAAAGTGATTGCTAAAATAGCTGTTAAAATAAGTGCTTTCATACTGTGTTATTTTTTAGTTATTAATTATTTTTTCTGCTTTATAATAAGAATAAGTCCCGATTGATGTGTTGATATAATCTACTTCCCGAGCATTTTTAAATCCTGCATCAGTAATGTATTTTATCATCAATCCATTTACATTATCAGTGGTAGTTTTGAAACCGTCTAATAATTGAACTAAGTAAAAGAATAACCTCATCCATTTTGTTTTTGCTTTACCCCAATCTCCAATGATTAATTCTCCATTTGGTTTTAATATTCTATTAATCTCTAATAAACATTTCAATTTTGTAATCATGTCTAACTGATGAAAAACAAGAGAACTATAAACCTTGTCAATTGAATTATCTTCAAATGGTAACTTATTTCCATCATATAAAAAAAGAGGTGCTTCAATTCCTGTTTTTTTCAATTTATATTCTGCTATTGACTTAATCTTAGGGTCGATGTCAACTCCTTGTATGTTACAGTTAGGAAATCGTTGTTTGAGTATGATAATGTTTTGGGCTGTTCCGAAACCAAATTCTAAAATTTTTTCTTTCTCCTTTGGGTCAACAAAATCAATTAATCTGTTTCTGAACTTTTTTTCAGGCATTGTTACTTTTATAGCTAAATCATAGTAATCGCTTAAAAAATCATAACCTAATGCCGGGATAAATTTTGTTTCACTCATCTTGATTTTATTTTGTTAAATCGAAAAAAGTATAGTACAGATTAAAATAAAAGCCATTTGGTGCTGAACGTACCATTGAACTCATTAATTCATGTCTGTAAGCTACATCAACTCTCGCTTGACTGTTGAAAATAAATTGAATTACAGGCACAACATCCAAATATGATTTACCGTTTTCGTTAATGGTTTGACCTGCAAATTCAACCATTAAATTGATATTGGTTTGTTTGAAACTAGTGTACTTTTTAGGGTACATTAATTTTCCAAAAGAAAGAGTGTAATTAGTGGCATTATCTCCTAATTCGTTTGGAAATGGATAATCTGGTTTGTTGTCAAAAGCTTTCTCAAAACTAATTGATGAACTAATTGCTAATTTTTTAATCAGTTTAGTAGCCACAATTCCAGATTCAAAACCCGTATTATGTCCCATAATTTCAATTTGTTCCTGATGTATGTCGGCATTATTGAAACTATATCTTCCAAAAGCTGCCATACGGAAATGACTGTTTAAATCATCTGTAGAATAAAAACGATATTTGGCATAAAAGCTTCCTCCCTCTGTTACTAAATCATTACTTCTGTTACTCACAAAAGCAGATGCACGAACCATCAAATTTTTATTAATCCCATATGTAACTTCGGGCATCAGATGATAACTATATCCTGATTTAAATTCTTCTTTAAAACGTGATTGAAGAAGATTGACACCTAATGAGTTTGCCGGAACATTACTAGCGGGATCTGTGATTAGAAACAGTTCTTGACTTACACTTTTTTGAATACTGAATAATATTATTAGAATAAAAAACTTTCTCATTAGTTTAAAATTTTAATATGAAAATCATCTTCACTGTTTGCAACATAAGTCGAAATGTCCTTATATGATTTTGATAATTTTTTAAACTCTTTTTCTGTAACATAACCTTTATCAACTACTTGAAATTTAACAACTTCTGTAGTGTCTTTTTTGTCATTTACTAAAATGTAAGGACTTTTACTAATGGTTTCAGCTTTGGCAGTTATCACTAATGATCCAATAAAAAAACCTGCTTTTTCTACTTTTTCCTTAAATGTTTTTGGACTTAATTCATTTCCTTCTTTAAGAGTTACGGTGAATGTGTTAGTATTTAAGTCAGTTTCAACATTGATAACTTCTGGTAATGCTTTAAGTTGCTTATTTATAGCATTTGAACACATTGAGCAAGTTAAACCCGTTGCTCTAATTTCAGCTTTTACAATTTGTGCATTACTTTTTATTGAAAACATCAAAACCATTGATGCAACGACCATATATACTTTATTTATTTTTTTCATTTTACTTTTCTATTAATTTAATTATTTCTTCTTCTGTTGGATTTTTTGCAATTAGAATACCTTCTTGATTGAACAAATATTTCGATGGTAATTCCTCTACACCAAATTGTATTGCTGTTTCAGCATCAAAACCTTTTGAGTCTATCAATTGGGTAAATTTAATTTTATCTTTTTCAACAGCTTTTAGCCATTTATTAGTATCTGTATCGATTGATATTCCTATTATTTCTATTTTATCAGGGCTAACTTCATTATGTAGTTTTACTAACTTTTTATTGCCTAATCTGCAAGGACCACACCATGATGCCCAAAAATCAATTAATACATATTTCCCTTTAAAAGATGTAATATTTATCTCTGTATTACTAGTACTTTTTAATGCTATTGATGGTATTGTATCTCCAACATCAATCTGTGCAGTGGCTATATTAGTAATTAAAAAAAATGCAAAAATTATTCTTCTCATTTTAGATTATTTAATAGTTTCTACCGTTTTTCCACAAGTTAACATCATTGAGCCGTAGTAAGGATTTTTTACTGCATTTTCTTTACTTAACCAATTTGCACCTTTACCATCATTGTACATAGGGCAATGTTGGAAATAAACTGGAACCTCATACTTTGCAACTTTTAATAATGAATAAATGTCTTTTGATAATGTTGTAAAGTGATTTCGTTGTTTATTAATATCTTTTGATTTTGAAATCAGTTCAGTATCTTTTTTAATTTGATTTACAACTTTCATCCAAACCATATGAACATCCATATCCAATTTGTCCATTTTAACATTGTTTATTGCAGTTAGTAATTCCTTTGAAGCAATTGAAGTTGTGTTACCATCAGAAGAAATCATAGCATCTTTTACTACAAAATAGTTATCAAAAACAACTTTAAGTTGGTTAACTTCTTGAAGTACCATCTTTGAAGTTTCATTGTGGTTTACATGATTATTATGGATTTCAGTAGTTTCTTCCACTTTGATTTCTTCTTTAACTTGAACTTTAGCAACTCTGTCATATTGACAACATCCATGAAGATTGTCATAGACATCATCTGGTGCAAGAAACTTATCACTATCATATCCTGCTAATGCTATTCTTTTTAGTATTTCGTCTGGATTAGTTTTAGTAGTATCATAAGTTAAAGTGGCCATCTTAGAATCTTGATCCCAATCTACTTTAGCTACTTTTTTGATATTTCCTGCATTTTCGATTTTGGTTTCGCACATTCCACAGTTTCCATAAATCTTAACTGTTTCTGTTTTTGCATTTTTAATTTGTGCATTGACAGCAATACTAAGCAATATAAAAGTTGCTAGCATTATATTTTTAAATGAATTTTTCATTTTAATAATGTATTAGTAATCAAAGTGAATTCCTTTGATAAGTTGATAAAAAAATAATGAATTTCAGTTTACAAGTCTATCTGCTTGAAATAATTAAAAATAAACGGAAAGTAAACTGATGATTAATCTGATAGCAAAATGCTATAAATTTGACACACTAATGGCTGTCAAAAAAAGAATTTAACCTATTTTAGGTATTAGCCAAATAGAATGAAAACCATCTGAGATTGATGGTGCCGTGTATGAAAACTTAACTTTCTCTATTGAAGAATATTGAATAAAGTTAAATTTAAAAGTAATTTCTGGTATAAAAATGATTGAAGAAGAAGGACAAGTCATAGAACAACCACAATTTGCATGACCACAATCACCTTTACATCCATTTTCATCTTTGCTTTCAGAACTGTCATTACTACAACAACATTTCTTTTCAGTTTTTTTAGATGAAACTTCTTTTTCACAAGAATGTTTTGAATTAGAGTTACCACAAGCCATAGCTGTACTAGGCATTAAAAACATGCCTAGTAAAACTATTAATATTATGTGATATTTTTTCATTTTTAATTTTAAAACATCACAAATGTATAAAAAATGAATTGTTGTTTGTATAAAATATTGTTAAATAGAGTTTTGGCAACTACGTCGATTTACATTGATTGAAAATTTATCTTTAAGTATTTTCATATCCTCACTAATTTTCTTGTCTAAAATCTTAGCGTAATGCTGCGTTGTTTTTAGATTGGTATGTCCTAACATTTTACTTACTGTTTCAATTGGAACCCCATTACTCAGCGTAACTGTTGTAGCAAAAGTATGTCGTGCAATATGGAATGTTAGTTCTTTATTGATTCCGCAAACAGTTGCAATTTCCTTAAGGTAAGAATTCATTTTTTGGTTTGACAATATTGGAAGTATTGTGCCCTTATTTTTATTAACAGGATAATCAGAATATTTATCCATGATATATTGAGCTGTTGGTAATAAAGGAATTTTTGAATTTGTATCGGTTTTCTGGCGGTTTTTGTTTATCCATTTATCACCATCAATTCCTAAAACAATATTATCCGGTGTTAGTTGTTTCACATCTATATATGCTAATCCTGTAAAGCAGCTGAAAACAAATATGTCACGAACTAATTCCAAACGTTCTGAAACGAATTCTTTTTCCATCAAACTTTGAATTTCTTGTTCTGTCAAGAATTCACGTGTAACTTCTTTTACTTTTGATTTGTAGTTAGCAAATGGGTCCTTATTCAGCCATCCATTGGCCAAGCAAATGTTAATAATCTTGTGAAAGTTTTTAATATACTTTACAGCTGTATTGTTCGCACACTTTCTTTCTGTACGAAGATAGAATTCATACTCGGTTATAAAAGCATGATCTATTTTCTCAATATCAATATCAGAAACTCTGTATTTCCATTGAAGAAAGTCTTTAGTATGTTTCAGGGATGTTTCATAACGTTCTAGTGTTCCAGGAGCGTACTCGCTTCCAACCAACTCTTTAATTTTTCGGTTGTGTTCTGTGAATATTGGGATTAGTAGTCGTTCGCGTTCTTTGATACCGAGTAAACGATTTTTAAATTCATCGTTGTTTAATGATACGCCATCTTTTAATAATTCGAATTGGATTTCGTTTATTCGATTTCGTGTAAAATCAAGTAAGTTATTTATTGAACGAGCTTCTTCTGAATTACCCTTCATTTTGCTTAATTCAGTTGACCATTTCGATGGCTCAATAAATTTTTTAGTACTGTACTCAAATCGTTTTCCTTCGATTGTTAATCGCACATAAATTG
It encodes the following:
- a CDS encoding heavy-metal-associated domain-containing protein, giving the protein MKKINKVYMVVASMVLMFSIKSNAQIVKAEIRATGLTCSMCSNAINKQLKALPEVINVETDLNTNTFTVTLKEGNELSPKTFKEKVEKAGFFIGSLVITAKAETISKSPYILVNDKKDTTEVVKFQVVDKGYVTEKEFKKLSKSYKDISTYVANSEDDFHIKILN
- a CDS encoding efflux RND transporter permease subunit, with the protein product MVEKLITFSLRNRAVVLLVSACLFAWGVYSVQQNPIDAIPDLSENQVIVFTEWMGRSPQVMEDQVTYPLVSNLQGIPKVKNIRGASMFGMSFVYIIFEDDVDIYWARTRVLERLNYAQRLLPQNVVPTLGPDGTGVGHVFWYHLNAKGMDLGEQRALQDWYVKFALQTVPGVAEVASFGGFEKQYQLVLDPLKMQYYNVSMMEVMNAVKTNNNDVGGRKFEMSNMSYIVRGLGYIKNIKDVEDIAIKNYNSVPVKVKDIGSIQMGGDLRLGIFDENGNGEVVGGIVVMRYGENADKVITAVKEKMKEVEKGLPEGVTFKTSYDRSELIEKAIASVKGTLIEEMIVVSIVVLLFLFHWRSALIILIQLPISVAIGFILLEAFGISSNIMSLTGIALAIGVVVDDGIVMVENAYRTISEKQEEMDNNQ
- a CDS encoding efflux RND transporter periplasmic adaptor subunit, which gives rise to MNKYIKYGLALVVISIIGIAIYFFAKKSDNHSEMGHQNEVYTCSMHPEIIRDKPGNCPICGMTLVKKVTENNSVDDNSIDNLIKPTDNFIVGNYQTTTAIDTALSSEINLPGIVEYDPNSSVNIAARMSGRIEKMYVNYKYQKVNKGQKLFDLYSPELLTEQQNFIYMVINDVENPAIINASRQKLLLYGMTESQINFLVATKKSNPVISIFSPASGIIDGTGTMDNTTNPAMQSASNNTATLDVKEGSYIKKGEVIFKLLNTDKVWGIFNVIQGYNSLIKANQSIRITSELDKNEFMDAKINFVETQLNATDKTNRIRVYLNNNKLKLPIGLRLQGVVKTNPVNGIWIQKQSMVSIGNKKIVFLKMDNGFRATSIKTGIEIVDFIQIMEGISVKDTIAKNAQYLIDSESFIKTE
- a CDS encoding efflux RND transporter permease subunit, with translation MKNKIKNIFKKENDPLSSEDKLKLIESSSKLVGPGVFYSTIIVITSFLPVFLLTGMEGKLFSPLAWTKSFILIVDAFLAITLTPVLISFLLKGKLRPEDKNPINKKLESIYTPILIFCLKWRKTVLGINIIALLIGVLMFTRLGSEFMPPLDEGSVLFMPVTLPDVSNSEVKRILQVQDKLIKSIPEVAHVLGKAGRANTATDNSPISMVETIILLKPQAEWREDKTKNDIITEINNKLQIPGVTNGFTQPIINRINMLSTGIRTDVGIKIYGASLDTINVLAQKIKKTLEGTSGVKDLYAEPITGGKYIDIEAKRDVIGRYGLTIDDINNVVEASIGGMKLTTTIEGRQRFSVNARYAQEYRNSIEALKKLQVQTMDFGPIPLETVANVKISDGPPMINSENAMLRGTVLFNVRERDLGSTVKEAQKKLDAMITKMPKGYYVEWSGQWENQIRANKTLSLILPIVVIIIFLVLYFTYHSMKEALITMITVPFALIGGIFMVYFYGINISVAVAVGFIALFGMAIETAMLMTIYLNEAMNKMVEKYGNTKETITEEILKQYIIDGSAKRLRPKLMTVSVSLFGLIPILWATGTGSDIMLPITVPLIGGTITSTIYVLLVTPVVFEMVKLRELRTKGKIDLIDVKE
- a CDS encoding DUF3347 domain-containing protein — its product is MKNSFKNIMLATFILLSIAVNAQIKNAKTETVKIYGNCGMCETKIENAGNIKKVAKVDWDQDSKMATLTYDTTKTNPDEILKRIALAGYDSDKFLAPDDVYDNLHGCCQYDRVAKVQVKEEIKVEETTEIHNNHVNHNETSKMVLQEVNQLKVVFDNYFVVKDAMISSDGNTTSIASKELLTAINNVKMDKLDMDVHMVWMKVVNQIKKDTELISKSKDINKQRNHFTTLSKDIYSLLKVAKYEVPVYFQHCPMYNDGKGANWLSKENAVKNPYYGSMMLTCGKTVETIK
- a CDS encoding heme-binding domain-containing protein, with the protein product MKKIIKKILFIGLIIFLLMQLYQPARNESFEQDITGNFTKVYNVPKNVEIILRTSCYDCHSNNTYYPWYSYIQPARFFMERHIKEGKEELNFNEFGNYSKRRQNSKLKAISKEIESNEMPLSSYTLIHKNAILTASQKKKVLDWINKIEDSISSQN
- a CDS encoding TolC family protein, whose translation is MLKNKFYIAISCLILTATNLAAQTLSLDNVLSTIKTNNPQLKMYDAEIQSMDAAAKGARSWMAPQVETGFFMAPYNAKMWKADGAFPGMGNYMLGVTQMIPNASKLKADFNLMSAMSSVEKENKNYTINQLKALAKTNYYQWLVLNKKIKIADDNLLLLDYMIKSMEIRYQYNMDKLPTYYKAKSQYSILQNMILMLKNDISQKRIMLNTLMARDKNTAFEIEETYEIKDFNSVISDTTSLSKNRSDVQAIEKTMEINQLKIAAEKTKLLPEFGIKYDHMFAFGTQPQQFSLLGMVTIPMPWSTKMNKANINSFKIKNESLNWQKQMILNEAAGMISGMNTELTSLKKQYEIAQKSIIPALRKNYETAILAWQNNTGDLFVTLDAWEALNMAQIDALDKLQSILAAQVEIEKQLETK
- a CDS encoding site-specific integrase, which gives rise to MNSKVTLHFYAKSTKANGNGLLPIYVRLTIEGKRFEYSTKKFIEPSKWSTELSKMKGNSEEARSINNLLDFTRNRINEIQFELLKDGVSLNNDEFKNRLLGIKERERLLIPIFTEHNRKIKELVGSEYAPGTLERYETSLKHTKDFLQWKYRVSDIDIEKIDHAFITEYEFYLRTERKCANNTAVKYIKNFHKIINICLANGWLNKDPFANYKSKVKEVTREFLTEQEIQSLMEKEFVSERLELVRDIFVFSCFTGLAYIDVKQLTPDNIVLGIDGDKWINKNRQKTDTNSKIPLLPTAQYIMDKYSDYPVNKNKGTILPILSNQKMNSYLKEIATVCGINKELTFHIARHTFATTVTLSNGVPIETVSKMLGHTNLKTTQHYAKILDKKISEDMKILKDKFSINVNRRSCQNSI
- a CDS encoding DUF3347 domain-containing protein: MKALILTAILAITLVSCNQKNKETENNTTETSANSSELYACPMHPEVQGKKDETCSKCGMELTELVTQTQAPHEKKATEASSAATTQSNVNIEDILISYINLKNKLVKDDTNGAAEKAKILFTSFDRFDIKVLSEKQKKEYLDIADDAKEHAEHIGDNGGKIEHQREHFVMLSKDMNDLIQLFGTSQKLYLDFCPMADDNKGAVWISETKEIKNPYFGKEMATCGSIKKEY
- a CDS encoding TlpA family protein disulfide reductase encodes the protein MRRIIFAFFLITNIATAQIDVGDTIPSIALKSTSNTEINITSFKGKYVLIDFWASWCGPCRLGNKKLVKLHNEVSPDKIEIIGISIDTDTNKWLKAVEKDKIKFTQLIDSKGFDAETAIQFGVEELPSKYLFNQEGILIAKNPTEEEIIKLIEK
- a CDS encoding class I SAM-dependent methyltransferase, producing MSETKFIPALGYDFLSDYYDLAIKVTMPEKKFRNRLIDFVDPKEKEKILEFGFGTAQNIIILKQRFPNCNIQGVDIDPKIKSIAEYKLKKTGIEAPLFLYDGNKLPFEDNSIDKVYSSLVFHQLDMITKLKCLLEINRILKPNGELIIGDWGKAKTKWMRLFFYLVQLLDGFKTTTDNVNGLMIKYITDAGFKNAREVDYINTSIGTYSYYKAEKIINN